Proteins from a genomic interval of Pararge aegeria chromosome 26, ilParAegt1.1, whole genome shotgun sequence:
- the LOC120635224 gene encoding zinc finger protein 699-like, with product MNNHMAPDIDPLSTYNLNNYPNLENFGNSIIPFGNTYPYSVKVEDYANPNFYNPPPQAVPPKCAQDVVNESSSLNNSIADTTNGGYPPDQTQITETDHNNEITNNQDNTEEEDIKPDISLSALSKKIKKERSKYFSEKITEKDFKFYGCSVCNINFKELQELDNHVIIHKDRITSYDLRIKNQIKKKKMRKELKKSKKLKKNVKAEPEMEIEIKPEDGYIGNEKATDFVNNTESDNQSSKENNGEKSKNIETKTTDGNALSQISNKQELMNLQKIYKCFACQKQFTLSYYLKLHVRSHTDEKPYTCAQCGQTFITASKLGRHNKRFHLAIRYQCRICYKYFSRFEFLTRHFDKKHPDDKLEGEPYDFNAILPYLKELEEQLREKTEKEKAESKPEDPWANCWEVAKDEPDEVKEEVKENIEHVEQVEPVTVTIEEVKIDIERIDVKVEEVDEKEMGGDIHDDDDDNDRDGDVKDESDQMKDENMSDDDYFPSNTWASSPKLEEPISPKKAKAEDRVKCPVCEKKFSTASYMRIHTRTHTGEKPFKCYVCDMGFITSSKMHRHVLTHPESWADDDVKEEKEDEGVKVKAEDGKSDADDKKAKKKLRMKKALAKFSKKSRPSEKKRLYQKRPHACEYCQKRFLHLETLQVHKKSHEGESVVYKCTFCLAEHADDAARRAHEASHGGPKPYLCTICGRGYKKRETMIYHRKNHRPDREYICDICTKSFNAQCKLQRHIVSHRTQRFVLRYECPVCAHMFHTKYHVQMHLATHQKEGLIQEENRNEILAMVLQNARKIPKTADAPASLTDVVPADERSRVCNICGEVFQHFYYLEEHLKSHGSKIAIEDSEKAEEKKHVCTVCNKGFKLHYYLKLHSFTHTKEKPFICQQCGKGFITRGKLKRHIETHTGLKKYQCHICYKFFTRPSYLRIHVRTIHGTQDYNFRVDKTWNQFGTEYTA from the exons ATGAATAATCACATGGCCCCGGATATTGATCCACTTAGtacttacaatttaaataattatcccAATTTGGAGAATTTTGGAAACAGTATAATACCGTTTGGGAATACATATCCATATTCTGTTAAGGTGGAGGACTATGCCAATCCAAACTTTTATAATCCACCACCACAAGCGGTTCCACCGAAATGTGCACAAGATGTAGTTAACGAAAGTAGTAGTTTAAATAATAGCATAGCAGATACAACCAACGGAGGTTACCCTCCGGATCAGACACAAATAACGGAAACAGATCACAACAACGAAATTACAAATAACCAAGATAATACAGAGGAGGAAGACATAAAACCGGATATCTCATTGAGTgcactaagtaaaaaaattaaaaaggaaaggagtaaatatttttcagaaaaaattacagaaaaagaTTTCAAATTCTACGGATGCTCGGTATGTAATATCAACTTCAAGGAATTGCAGGAGCTCGATAATCATGTTATAATACACAAAGATAGAATAACTAGCTACGATTTGAGAATCAAAAATcagattaagaaaaaaaagatgagAAAGGAGTTAAAGAAGAGTAAGAAGTTAAAAAAGAATGTCAAAGCGGAACCGGAAATGGAGATTGAAATTAAACCTGAAGATGgatacatag GTAACGAGAAGGCTACTGACTTCGTTAACAATACAGAATCAGATAACCAGAGTTCTAAGGAGAATAATGGAGAGAAGAGCAAAAATATAGAAACTAAAACAACGGATGGCAACGCATTGTCTCAAATTAGCAATAAGCAAGAGCTGATGAACCTACAAAAGATATACAAATGCTTCGCATGCCAGAAGCAGTTCACACTGAGCTATTATCTGAAACTGCACGTCAGGTCTCATACAG ATGAGAAACCCTACACGTGCGCGCAGTGCGGGCAGACGTTCATCACAGCAAGCAAGCTGGGGAGGCATAACAAGAGGTTCCACCTCGCCATACGGTACCAGTGCCGGATATGCTACAAGTACTTCTCCAG atTTGAGTTCCTTACTCGACATTTTGATAAGAAGCATCCCGATGACAAGTTAGAAGGCGAACCGTATG ATTTCAACGCAATACTACCATACCTAAAAGAATTGGAGGAGCAGCTGCGAGAGAAGACTGAGAAAGAGAAAGCTGAATCCAAACCGGAAGACCCCTGGGCTAACTGCTGGGAGGTTGCCAAGGACGAGCCAGATGAAGTCAAAGAGGAAGTCAAAGAGAACATAGAGCATGTCGAACAGGTTGAGCCGGTGACTGTTACCATAGAGGAGGTGAAAATCGATATAGAACGGATTGATGTGAAGGTCGAGGAGGTGGATGAGAAAGAGATGGGAGGAGACATacacgacgatgatgatgataatgacagaGACGGTGATGTCAAAGACGAGAGTGATCAGATGAAGGACGAGAA CATGTCAGACGACGACTATTTTCCCTCCAACACGTGGGCGTCGTCCCCCAAGCTGGAAGAGCCGATATCCCCCAAGAAGGCCAAGGCGGAGGACCGGGTGAAGTGTCCGGTGTGCGAGAAGAAGTTCAGCACGGCGTCGTACATGCGCATccacacgcgcacgcacaccgGCGAGAAGCCCTTCAAGTGCTACGTGTGCGACATGGGCTTCATCACTTCCAGCAAGATGCACCGGCACGTCCTCACGCACCCGGAGTCCTGGGCAG ATGATGACGTCAAAGAGGAGAAAGAAGACGAGGGGGTAAAAGTCAAAGCCGAAGATGGCAAGAGTGATGCGGACGACAAGAAAGCCAAGAAGAA GTTAAGAATGAAGAAGGCGCTGGCGAAGTTCTCCAAGAAGTCCCGACCCTCGGAGAAGAAGAGGCTGTATCAGAAGAGGCCGCACGCCTGCGAGTACTGCCAGAAGAGATTCCTACACTTGGAGACATTGCAG GTGCATAAGAAGAGTCACGAGGGCGAGAGCGTGGTGTACAAGTGCACGTTCTGCCTCGCCGAGCACGCGGACGATGCGGCCCGCCGCGCGCACGAGGCGTCGCATGGCGGGCCCAAGCCCTACCTGTGCACCATCTGCGGCCGCGGCTACAAGAAGCGGGAGACCATG ATCTACCACCGCAAGAACCACCGGCCCGACCGCGAGTACATCTGCGACATCTGCACCAAGAGCTTCAACGCGCAGTGCAAGCTCCAGCGCCACATCGTGAGCCACCGCACGCAGCG GTTCGTGCTGCGCTACGAGTGCCCGGTGTGCGCGCACATGTTCCACACCAAGTACCACGTGCAGATGCATCTCGCCACGCACCAGAAGGAGGGCCT TATTCAAGAGGAAAACCGCAACGAGATCTTGGCGATGGTGTTGCAGAACGCGCGCAAGATACCCAAGACTGCCGACGCGCCCGCCTCGCTCACCGACGTGGTGCCGGCGGACGAGCGCAGCCGCGTGTGCAACATATGCGGCGAG gtATTCCAACACTTCTACTATTTGGAGGAGCATCTCAAGAGCCACGGCTCGAAGATCGCTATAGAAGACAGCGAGAAGGCCGAGGAGAAAAAACATGTATGCACAGTGTGCAACAAAGGCTTCAAGCTACACTACTACCTCAAACTCCACAGCTTCACGCACACAAAAGAGAAGCCCTTCATATGCCAGCAGTGTGGCAAGGGTTTTATAACTCGGGGTAAGCTGAAGCGACACATAGAAACGCATACGGGCTTGAAGAAATACCAGTGCCACATCTGCTACAAGTTCTTTACGAGGCCAAGCTACCTCAGGATTCATGTGAGAACGATACACGGCACTCAAGACTACAATTTCAGGGTCGACAAGACTTGGAACCAGTTCGGGACGGAATACACCGCGTAA